The following is a genomic window from Ethanoligenens harbinense YUAN-3.
GCGCAGCAGGAACGATGAATCCACACCGCCCGAAAACGCGACCGCCACGCTACCCAGCCCTTGGAGATATCGCAGCAGGATTTCCCGCTTTTGCTGCAAAACAGAGTCCATTATCCCAGTTCCTTTCTCAAACAACCGTCCGTCGGATTACTCGCGCCGTTTGGGCACCACGAACCGGGAAAGCGGCCGGCGCGTCTCCTGCCTGCCGCCCTGTGGTAGCACTTCCAGCACATCCAGAATGAAAACGGCCAGCGGCAGCCCGATAACCAGCCCCCACAGTCCGATGAGATGTTCGGCGATCAACAGCACCAAAAACGTGATGAACACCGGCAGCTGGGTTTTATTGGACATCAGTTTGGGATTGAGCACATAACCTTCCAGCGCGTGCAGCACCGCGATGAGCACCAGCACCCAGATCACTTTGGTGATGCCGCCCTGCACATAGCCGATGATGCACAGTGGAACCAGCGAAATGAAGACGCCGGCCACCGGTACCAGCCCCAGCACAAAAATCATGGCCGCCAGGCCGATGACGCTCGGAAACCCCATGATGAGCAATGCAACGGTGGAAATGGTGGTATTGATACAGGAGATGAGCAACTGTGTCTGGATGACGGCGCCAAACGAATTGGAAAATTTGCGCACAAAATAGCGCATGTCTTCATACATCCAGCTCAGTTTGCTGTTTTTGAACTGTCGGCCAAACGCCACGACCGACGGTTTTCCAAGCAGAAAAAACAGGCTGAGGATCAGAGACATAAAAATGTTGAAGCTGGCGGTGCCGAGATTGGTTAAAAACTGCGCGATGGACGTGCCGCCGCTTTCGAGATATTTGGAAACATCCACGTGGCTGGATACAAACGCCGTGATCGACTCGAGCGAAAATCGACCGCCTGCCGACGCCTTCGTTTTGCTGACGGATGTAAAATAGTCGGTCATATTGGTGATCAGGTCGCTGATCTGCCGGACAATCACCGGGATATAGATCCACAGCAGCATTACCAAAGCCAGAATAACCAGCGCATAAAGTACCGCCACAACCACACGCGGGTCCGCCTTGCGCCGGAACACTTTCAAGAACAGTTGGCTGACGGCTTTTTCGGCACTGTTGCCGATGTAAACGAGCATGAATGTCAGCAGGAAAATG
Proteins encoded in this region:
- a CDS encoding AI-2E family transporter: MEVLLAFFKKPYVRRILIFIVMVALLALLRSMLSIFLLTFMLVYIGNSAEKAVSQLFLKVFRRKADPRVVVAVLYALVILALVMLLWIYIPVIVRQISDLITNMTDYFTSVSKTKASAGGRFSLESITAFVSSHVDVSKYLESGGTSIAQFLTNLGTASFNIFMSLILSLFFLLGKPSVVAFGRQFKNSKLSWMYEDMRYFVRKFSNSFGAVIQTQLLISCINTTISTVALLIMGFPSVIGLAAMIFVLGLVPVAGVFISLVPLCIIGYVQGGITKVIWVLVLIAVLHALEGYVLNPKLMSNKTQLPVFITFLVLLIAEHLIGLWGLVIGLPLAVFILDVLEVLPQGGRQETRRPLSRFVVPKRRE